One genomic region from Amycolatopsis sp. FBCC-B4732 encodes:
- a CDS encoding S1C family serine protease has translation MSEYDREPRGDGYPYGYYQQPGGRQYYGQPADQQYYGRQQYYDQPRDQWGRPYPQYAQPMYPPPPVPAPPRRHPLRALSLTVVAIALAVVAGLGIGHLIADANSPAASGNQNFGFSGRPSASQTTLDVAAVSAKVNPAIVNVETELGLQGAAAAGTGIVLTPDGEVLTNNHVVAGATSIKVTSIGTGDTYTADVVGYSRSEDVAVLQLRKASGLPTAVIGDSSKVAVGDQILGLGNAGGKGGDPVPAPGTVTALDQSITASDESSGSSEQLKGLIQVRANIESGDSGGPLVNADAQVIGVDTAASTGYQLNGRRSGGAGQGFAIPINQAVDIAHRIVAGTASDTIHIGKTAFIGVSVTDGQSGAQIRQVVPRGPAQKAGLAAGDVITAIDGRPVDSATTLTNVLDTHHPDDQLTLTVTTAGGAQRQVPVTAIEGPVG, from the coding sequence ATGAGCGAGTACGACCGAGAACCGCGAGGCGACGGGTACCCGTACGGCTACTACCAGCAACCCGGCGGCCGGCAGTACTACGGCCAGCCCGCCGACCAGCAGTACTACGGCCGGCAGCAGTACTACGACCAGCCCCGTGACCAGTGGGGACGTCCGTACCCGCAGTACGCGCAGCCGATGTACCCGCCGCCGCCCGTGCCGGCGCCACCGCGGCGGCACCCGCTGCGGGCGCTGAGCCTCACCGTGGTCGCGATCGCCCTGGCCGTGGTCGCCGGCCTCGGCATCGGGCACCTGATCGCGGACGCGAACAGCCCCGCCGCGAGCGGCAACCAGAACTTCGGCTTTTCCGGCCGGCCCAGCGCGTCGCAGACGACCCTCGACGTCGCCGCCGTGTCGGCCAAGGTCAACCCGGCGATCGTGAACGTCGAAACCGAGCTCGGCCTGCAGGGCGCGGCCGCGGCGGGCACCGGCATCGTGCTGACGCCGGACGGCGAGGTGCTCACCAACAACCACGTCGTCGCCGGGGCGACCAGCATCAAGGTCACCAGCATCGGCACCGGCGACACCTACACGGCGGACGTCGTCGGCTACAGCCGCAGCGAAGACGTCGCGGTCCTGCAGCTGCGGAAGGCGTCCGGCCTGCCCACCGCCGTCATCGGCGACTCGTCGAAGGTCGCGGTCGGCGACCAGATCCTCGGCCTCGGCAACGCGGGCGGCAAGGGCGGCGACCCGGTGCCCGCACCCGGCACGGTGACCGCGCTCGACCAGTCGATCACGGCGTCCGACGAGTCCAGCGGCTCGTCCGAGCAGCTCAAGGGCCTGATCCAGGTCCGGGCGAACATCGAGTCGGGCGATTCCGGCGGCCCGCTGGTCAACGCGGACGCGCAGGTCATCGGCGTCGACACGGCCGCGTCCACCGGCTACCAGCTCAACGGCCGCCGCAGCGGCGGCGCCGGCCAGGGCTTCGCGATCCCGATCAACCAGGCCGTCGACATCGCCCACCGGATCGTCGCGGGCACGGCGTCGGACACGATCCACATCGGCAAGACGGCCTTCATCGGCGTCTCGGTCACCGACGGTCAGAGCGGCGCCCAGATCCGCCAGGTGGTCCCGCGCGGCCCGGCGCAGAAGGCGGGCCTGGCGGCGGGCGACGTCATCACGGCCATCGACGGCCGGCCGGTCGATTCCGCGACGACCTTGACGAACGTGCTGGACACCCACCACCCGGACGACCAGCTCACCTTGACGGTGACCACCGCGGGCGGCGCCCAGCGGCAGGTCCCGGTGACGGCGATCGAAGGCCCGGTCGGCTAG
- a CDS encoding MarR family winged helix-turn-helix transcriptional regulator, whose amino-acid sequence MSDVAEQGLVQEWHELLARYSAVFSTLECRLQERHGIGANEFEALERLATCDFKCRSADLTGAIHLSQSATSRLVARLEKEGLVERALCDVDRRGIFVTITDAGRERYLAAKRTHREVLNETLR is encoded by the coding sequence GTGAGCGACGTCGCTGAGCAAGGCCTGGTGCAGGAGTGGCACGAGCTGCTGGCGCGCTATTCGGCCGTGTTCAGCACGCTCGAGTGCCGCCTGCAGGAGCGCCACGGGATCGGCGCGAACGAGTTCGAGGCCCTCGAGCGCCTCGCGACCTGCGACTTCAAGTGCCGCTCGGCCGACCTGACCGGCGCCATCCACCTGAGCCAGAGCGCCACTTCGAGGCTGGTCGCCCGGCTGGAGAAGGAAGGCCTGGTCGAGCGCGCGCTGTGCGACGTGGACCGGCGCGGCATCTTCGTGACGATCACCGACGCGGGCCGCGAGCGCTACCTCGCGGCGAAGCGGACGCACCGCGAAGTGCTGAACGAGACCCTGCGCTAG
- a CDS encoding sarcosine oxidase subunit delta gives MQLIPCPWCGPREEAEFHYGGQAHVAYPADPSALSDEDWAKFVFFRENPSGPFAERWSHSAGCRRWFNAVRDTRTHDLKAVYRLDEPRPVIS, from the coding sequence ATGCAGCTCATTCCGTGCCCGTGGTGCGGGCCACGCGAGGAAGCCGAATTCCACTACGGCGGCCAAGCACACGTCGCCTACCCGGCGGACCCGTCGGCACTGTCCGATGAGGACTGGGCGAAGTTCGTCTTCTTCCGCGAGAACCCGAGCGGACCGTTTGCCGAGCGCTGGAGCCACTCCGCGGGCTGCCGCCGGTGGTTCAACGCCGTCCGCGACACCCGCACCCACGACCTGAAGGCGGTCTACCGCCTCGACGAGCCCCGGCCGGTGATCTCATGA
- a CDS encoding 2Fe-2S iron-sulfur cluster-binding protein has product MTRLSGVPLKFTFDGRELTGFLGDTLASALLANGIHQVATSITHGRPRGIFAAGVEDSNALVQIEKPFPEPMLSATTVELYDGLAARGLRGQGRLATEPDPARYDAKHAHCDVLVIGAGPAGLAAARAASGRVLLVDDQPGGEAPDGVRFLSRTTAFGVYDDGFVLALERRGEPAAPERISRQRVWRIRAKRIVIATGAHERPIVFPDNDRPGIMLAGAARTYLNRYGVLAGRRVVVFTTNDSALDAASDLAAAGAEIVRIVDAREGYGVIGTDGGSHITAAHVAKLGSLEGERVPCDLLLVSGGWNPVVHLYSQARGTLRYDAGLGAYVPDGSLPDVSVVGAAAGEGLPETMVLWQVPAPEAQVDTRFVDQQRDATVSDVLRATGAGLRSLEHIKRYTTIGTAHDQGKTSGVLAAGITAEALGIDLATQRPTTFRPPYTPVPFAALAGRHRGELHDPVRVTTIHPWHVEHGAQFENVGQWKRPWYYPRPGESMHDAVRRECRAARTDVALMDGSTLGKIDVQGPDAGWFLDMLYTNVMSTLKVGRIRYGVMCGLDGMVIDDGTVIRIAENRFLLTTTTGNAAMVLEWMEEWLQTEWPHLNVFATSVTEHWTTIPLVGPRSREVLGRLAPDLDVSNEAFGFMTWQDAEVAGLAARVCRISFSGELAYEINVPSWHGPALWQSLVDEGATPYGTETMHVLRAEKGYPIIGQDTDGTVTPQDLGMSWVVSKKKTDFIGKRSFARAENNRPDRKQFVGLLPVDPSVLLPEGSQIIESDVVPEPPVRMLGHVTSSYDSAALGRTFALALVRSGRERIGETLYVPVGDRVVPVTVTESVLFDKEGARRDG; this is encoded by the coding sequence ATGACCCGGCTCTCCGGCGTCCCGCTCAAGTTCACCTTCGACGGCCGCGAGCTGACCGGTTTCCTCGGTGACACCCTGGCGTCAGCGTTGCTGGCCAACGGCATCCACCAGGTTGCGACCAGCATCACCCACGGGCGGCCGCGCGGTATCTTCGCCGCCGGCGTCGAGGACTCGAACGCCTTGGTGCAGATCGAAAAGCCGTTCCCGGAGCCGATGCTGTCGGCGACGACGGTCGAGCTGTACGACGGCCTGGCGGCCCGCGGCCTGCGCGGTCAGGGCCGGCTCGCCACCGAACCGGACCCGGCGCGGTACGACGCCAAGCACGCCCACTGCGACGTCCTGGTCATCGGCGCCGGCCCCGCCGGGCTCGCCGCCGCCCGCGCCGCCTCCGGCCGGGTCCTGCTCGTGGACGACCAGCCCGGCGGCGAAGCTCCCGATGGCGTCCGGTTCCTCTCGCGCACCACGGCGTTCGGCGTCTACGACGACGGGTTCGTGCTGGCCTTGGAGCGCCGGGGCGAGCCCGCCGCGCCCGAACGGATCTCGCGGCAGCGCGTGTGGCGGATCCGGGCGAAGCGGATCGTCATCGCGACCGGCGCCCACGAGCGGCCGATCGTGTTCCCGGACAACGACCGCCCGGGCATCATGCTCGCCGGGGCCGCGCGCACGTACCTGAACCGCTACGGCGTCCTGGCCGGGCGGCGGGTGGTCGTGTTCACCACCAACGACTCCGCGCTCGACGCCGCCTCCGACCTGGCCGCGGCCGGCGCCGAGATCGTGCGGATCGTCGACGCCCGCGAGGGCTACGGCGTCATCGGCACCGACGGCGGCTCCCACATCACCGCCGCCCACGTGGCGAAGCTGGGCTCGCTGGAAGGCGAGCGGGTGCCGTGCGACCTGCTGCTCGTGTCCGGCGGCTGGAACCCGGTCGTGCACCTCTACAGCCAAGCCCGCGGCACCCTCCGGTACGACGCCGGGCTGGGTGCGTACGTCCCGGACGGCTCACTCCCGGACGTGAGCGTCGTGGGGGCCGCCGCGGGGGAGGGGCTGCCGGAGACGATGGTGCTCTGGCAGGTGCCCGCCCCGGAGGCGCAAGTGGACACGCGGTTCGTGGACCAGCAGCGCGACGCCACCGTGTCCGACGTTCTGCGCGCCACCGGTGCCGGACTGCGGTCGCTGGAGCACATCAAGCGCTACACGACCATCGGCACCGCGCACGACCAGGGCAAGACGTCCGGCGTGCTCGCCGCCGGCATCACCGCCGAGGCCCTCGGCATCGACCTGGCGACGCAGCGCCCCACGACGTTCCGGCCGCCGTACACGCCGGTGCCGTTCGCCGCGCTGGCCGGGCGCCACCGCGGCGAGCTGCACGACCCCGTGCGCGTCACCACGATCCACCCGTGGCACGTCGAGCACGGCGCCCAGTTCGAGAACGTCGGGCAGTGGAAGCGCCCGTGGTACTACCCGCGGCCCGGCGAGTCGATGCACGACGCCGTGCGGCGCGAATGCCGCGCCGCGCGCACGGACGTCGCGCTGATGGACGGGTCCACCCTGGGCAAGATCGACGTCCAGGGCCCGGACGCCGGGTGGTTCCTCGACATGCTCTACACGAACGTGATGAGCACCCTGAAGGTCGGCCGCATCCGCTACGGCGTGATGTGCGGGCTCGACGGCATGGTGATCGACGACGGCACGGTCATCCGCATCGCCGAGAACCGCTTCCTGCTCACCACGACGACCGGCAACGCGGCGATGGTCCTCGAGTGGATGGAGGAGTGGCTGCAGACGGAATGGCCGCACCTGAACGTGTTCGCGACGTCGGTCACCGAACACTGGACCACCATTCCCCTGGTCGGCCCGCGCTCGCGGGAAGTCCTCGGCCGTCTGGCGCCGGACCTCGACGTCTCCAACGAGGCCTTCGGGTTCATGACCTGGCAGGACGCCGAAGTCGCCGGGCTCGCCGCGCGGGTCTGCCGGATCAGCTTCTCCGGCGAGCTGGCCTACGAGATCAACGTTCCGTCGTGGCACGGACCCGCGCTCTGGCAGTCCCTGGTGGACGAAGGAGCGACACCGTACGGCACCGAGACCATGCACGTCCTGCGCGCCGAGAAGGGCTATCCGATCATCGGCCAGGACACCGACGGCACGGTCACCCCGCAGGACCTCGGCATGTCCTGGGTGGTGTCGAAGAAGAAGACCGACTTCATCGGCAAGCGCTCCTTCGCCCGTGCCGAGAACAACCGCCCCGACCGCAAGCAGTTCGTCGGTTTGCTCCCGGTCGACCCTTCGGTGCTGCTGCCGGAAGGTTCGCAGATCATCGAGTCCGACGTCGTGCCCGAACCGCCGGTGCGGATGCTCGGCCACGTCACCTCCAGCTACGACAGCGCCGCCCTCGGCCGCACCTTCGCGCTGGCGTTGGTGCGGTCGGGCCGCGAGCGCATCGGCGAGACGCTGTACGTGCCGGTCGGCGACCGGGTCGTGCCGGTGACCGTCACCGAATCCGTCCTCTTCGACAAGGAAGGAGCCCGCCGTGACGGTTGA
- a CDS encoding MFS transporter, which translates to MSSSVSLSTTSTRWDARLWGVLLTVSIVIGLDALDVSMVGVALPAIQADLGLSTNALQWVVSGYVLGYGGLLLLGGRTADLLGRRRVFLVAVAVFALASLLGGLVDDGALLIASRFIKGLAAAFTAPAALSIITTTFQEGPARNKAISIFAVFGASGYSAGLVFSGLLTEVGWRWTFLLPAPIALVAFAAAWKLIPSYLREEGRGYDFPGAITGAAGSLLLVFGVVEAPAIGWAAPRTLITFLVALALLVTFVVIEKRSPHPLLRLGILRAGPLARANLGGALFFGAYIGFQFVVMLYLQRVLGWSALQTALGFLPAALIVAFGSPRIEPLIDRVGTPRTIFAGVVAHVLGYALFLRVDEHSGYAGFVLPSMILLGIGFTLAFSSLNIQGTNGVADHEQGLAGGLLNTSLQVGGAIGLAVVTAVLTANGGGEASPAALLTGLTPALSVVTGIAVLGLLIALSGLVARKRPAPEPEPVPEGDLLALAD; encoded by the coding sequence ATGAGCTCTTCCGTGTCCTTGTCCACCACCTCCACTCGGTGGGACGCACGTCTCTGGGGTGTCCTGCTCACCGTTTCGATCGTCATCGGCCTCGACGCGCTCGACGTGTCGATGGTCGGGGTCGCGCTGCCCGCCATCCAGGCCGACCTCGGTCTGTCCACCAACGCGCTGCAATGGGTCGTCAGCGGCTACGTCCTGGGCTACGGCGGTCTGCTGCTGCTCGGCGGCCGCACCGCCGACCTGCTCGGCCGCCGCCGCGTGTTCCTCGTCGCCGTCGCGGTGTTCGCGCTGGCCTCGCTGCTCGGCGGGCTCGTCGACGACGGCGCGCTGCTCATCGCCAGCCGGTTCATCAAGGGCCTGGCCGCTGCGTTCACGGCGCCGGCCGCGCTGTCCATCATCACCACGACGTTCCAGGAGGGCCCGGCCCGCAACAAGGCGATCAGCATCTTCGCCGTGTTCGGCGCGAGCGGGTACTCCGCCGGCCTGGTGTTCTCCGGCCTGCTGACCGAGGTCGGCTGGCGCTGGACGTTCCTGCTCCCCGCGCCGATCGCGCTGGTCGCGTTCGCCGCCGCGTGGAAGCTGATCCCGTCCTACCTGCGTGAAGAAGGCCGCGGGTACGACTTCCCGGGTGCCATCACCGGTGCCGCCGGTTCACTGCTGCTGGTGTTCGGCGTCGTCGAAGCGCCGGCGATCGGGTGGGCCGCACCCCGCACGCTCATCACGTTCCTCGTCGCGCTGGCCCTGCTGGTGACGTTCGTGGTCATCGAGAAGCGCAGCCCGCACCCGCTGTTGCGCCTCGGCATCCTGCGCGCGGGCCCGCTGGCCCGCGCCAACCTCGGCGGCGCGCTGTTCTTCGGCGCGTACATCGGGTTCCAGTTCGTCGTGATGCTCTACCTGCAGCGGGTGCTCGGCTGGTCCGCCCTGCAGACGGCGCTGGGCTTCCTGCCCGCCGCCCTGATCGTGGCGTTCGGCTCGCCGCGCATCGAGCCGCTGATCGACCGCGTGGGCACCCCGCGCACGATCTTCGCGGGCGTCGTCGCCCACGTCCTCGGCTACGCGCTGTTCCTGCGGGTCGACGAGCACTCGGGTTACGCGGGCTTCGTCCTGCCCAGCATGATCCTGCTCGGCATCGGCTTCACGCTGGCGTTCTCGTCGCTCAACATCCAGGGCACGAACGGCGTCGCCGACCACGAGCAGGGCCTGGCCGGCGGCCTGCTGAACACGTCCCTGCAGGTGGGTGGCGCGATCGGCCTGGCGGTGGTGACGGCGGTCCTGACCGCCAACGGCGGCGGCGAAGCCTCCCCGGCCGCGCTGCTGACCGGGCTGACCCCGGCGTTGAGCGTGGTCACCGGCATCGCGGTGCTGGGCCTGCTGATCGCGCTCAGCGGCCTGGTCGCCCGCAAGCGCCCGGCTCCCGAGCCGGAGCCGGTCCCCGAGGGTGACCTCCTGGCCCTCGCCGACTGA
- a CDS encoding FAD-dependent oxidoreductase, whose translation MSAPKVVIIGAGIVGANLADELTARGWSDVTVLDRGPLPRTGGSTSHAPGLVFQTNASKAMTDFARYTVEKFLTLDCFLPVGGMEVATTPARWEDLKRKHGWATSWGVPGQLIDAAECVHRWPLLDGSQVFGALHTPTDGLARAAKAVEVLAARATGRGARFIGSTTVTDVRQERGRVTGVRTDQGDFPADVVVSCAGFWGREIGAMAGMDVPLLPLAHQYAKTGPVAELAGRNTEEVEASLPILRHQDQDLYFREHVDRIGIGSYAHRPMPVEESTLDHSVTETAMPSMLPFTEDDFAPSWEQSKLLLPALRQTKVEEGFNGIFSFTPDGQSLVGESADVRGFWLAEAIWVTHSAGIAKAVAELLVAGHSEVDTHEIDVHRFEDVQLAPSYVRETAQQSFVEVYDVLHPLQPKLSPRDLRVTPFHARQRELGAVFLEAGGWERPHWFEANAPLLKKLPHDALPPARDAWSAQFHSPIAAAEAWHTRNGVALYDMTPLKRVEISGPGSLAFLQSLTTNQLDKSVGSVTYTLMLDQAGGIRSDVTVARLAPELFQVGINGNIDVDHFVKHAPPGVQVRDTTGGTCCVGVWGPLARDLVQPLSAEDFSHTGLKYFRARRARIAGVPVVAIRLSYVGELGWEIYTSADNGLRLWDALWAAGQPLGVIAAGRAAFNSLRLEKGYRLWGTDMTTEHDPYEAGVGFAVRPAKGEFLGRDAIEGRTPSRRLRCLTIDDGRTVVLGKEPVFVDGVASGYVTSAAYGYTVGRPIAYAWLPASADVGSSVEIEYFGRRVAATVAAEPLVDPGMERIRR comes from the coding sequence ATGAGCGCACCGAAAGTCGTGATCATCGGCGCCGGCATCGTCGGCGCGAACCTGGCCGACGAGCTGACCGCCCGCGGCTGGTCCGACGTCACCGTGCTCGACCGCGGCCCGCTGCCGCGCACCGGCGGGTCGACGTCGCACGCGCCCGGCCTGGTGTTCCAGACCAACGCGTCCAAGGCGATGACGGACTTCGCGCGGTACACCGTCGAGAAGTTCCTGACCCTGGACTGCTTCCTGCCGGTCGGCGGCATGGAGGTCGCGACGACGCCGGCCCGCTGGGAGGACCTCAAGCGCAAGCACGGCTGGGCGACGTCGTGGGGCGTGCCCGGGCAGCTGATCGACGCCGCCGAGTGCGTCCACCGCTGGCCGCTCCTCGACGGCTCGCAGGTGTTCGGCGCGCTGCACACCCCGACCGACGGGCTGGCGCGCGCGGCGAAGGCCGTCGAGGTGCTGGCCGCGCGGGCGACCGGGCGGGGAGCCCGGTTCATCGGGTCCACCACGGTCACCGACGTCCGGCAGGAGCGCGGGCGGGTCACCGGCGTCCGGACCGACCAGGGCGACTTCCCCGCCGACGTCGTCGTTTCCTGCGCCGGGTTCTGGGGCCGGGAGATCGGCGCGATGGCGGGCATGGACGTCCCGCTGCTGCCGCTGGCGCACCAGTACGCGAAGACCGGGCCGGTCGCCGAACTCGCCGGGCGCAACACCGAGGAGGTCGAGGCGAGCCTGCCGATCCTGCGGCACCAGGACCAGGACCTGTACTTCCGCGAGCACGTCGACCGGATCGGCATCGGCTCCTACGCGCACCGGCCGATGCCGGTCGAGGAGTCCACATTGGACCACTCGGTGACGGAGACGGCGATGCCGTCGATGCTGCCGTTCACCGAGGACGACTTCGCGCCGTCGTGGGAGCAGAGCAAGCTGCTGCTGCCCGCGCTGCGGCAGACCAAGGTCGAGGAGGGCTTCAACGGCATCTTCTCCTTCACCCCGGACGGCCAGTCGCTGGTCGGCGAATCGGCCGACGTCCGCGGGTTCTGGCTGGCCGAGGCGATCTGGGTGACGCACTCGGCGGGCATCGCGAAGGCGGTCGCCGAACTGCTCGTCGCCGGGCATTCCGAAGTGGACACCCACGAGATCGACGTCCACCGCTTCGAGGACGTCCAGCTCGCGCCCTCGTACGTGCGGGAGACCGCGCAGCAGAGCTTCGTCGAGGTCTACGACGTCCTGCACCCTTTGCAGCCCAAGCTTTCCCCGCGCGACCTGCGCGTGACGCCGTTCCACGCCCGGCAGCGCGAGCTGGGCGCGGTGTTCCTGGAGGCGGGCGGCTGGGAGCGGCCGCACTGGTTCGAGGCCAACGCGCCGCTGCTGAAGAAGCTGCCGCACGACGCGCTGCCGCCGGCCAGGGACGCGTGGTCGGCGCAGTTCCACTCGCCGATCGCGGCGGCCGAGGCGTGGCACACGCGCAACGGCGTGGCGCTGTACGACATGACGCCGTTGAAGCGCGTGGAGATCAGCGGGCCGGGGTCCCTGGCGTTCCTGCAGTCGCTGACCACGAACCAGCTCGACAAGTCGGTCGGCTCGGTGACCTACACGCTGATGCTCGACCAGGCGGGCGGCATCCGCAGCGACGTCACGGTGGCGCGGCTCGCACCGGAGCTGTTCCAGGTCGGGATCAACGGGAACATCGACGTCGACCACTTCGTCAAGCACGCGCCGCCCGGGGTTCAGGTGCGGGACACCACCGGCGGGACGTGCTGCGTCGGCGTCTGGGGCCCGCTGGCGCGGGACCTCGTGCAGCCGTTGAGCGCCGAGGACTTCTCGCACACCGGGCTGAAGTACTTCCGGGCGCGCCGGGCGCGGATCGCCGGGGTGCCGGTGGTCGCGATACGACTGTCCTATGTGGGCGAACTGGGCTGGGAGATCTACACGAGCGCGGACAACGGCCTGCGGCTGTGGGACGCGCTGTGGGCGGCCGGGCAGCCGCTCGGGGTGATCGCGGCCGGGCGGGCGGCCTTCAACAGCCTGCGGCTGGAGAAGGGCTACCGGCTGTGGGGCACCGACATGACGACCGAGCACGACCCGTACGAGGCCGGCGTGGGCTTCGCGGTGCGCCCGGCGAAGGGGGAGTTCCTGGGCCGGGACGCGATCGAGGGCCGGACGCCGTCGCGGCGGTTGCGGTGCCTGACGATCGACGACGGCCGCACGGTGGTGCTGGGCAAGGAACCGGTGTTCGTCGACGGCGTGGCTTCGGGCTACGTCACGAGCGCGGCGTACGGGTACACCGTGGGGCGGCCGATCGCCTACGCGTGGCTCCCGGCGTCGGCGGACGTCGGCAGCAGCGTGGAGATCGAGTACTTCGGCCGCCGGGTCGCGGCCACGGTGGCCGCCGAGCCGCTGGTCGACCCCGGCATGGAGCGGATCCGGCGGTGA
- the purU gene encoding formyltetrahydrofolate deformylase: MTFTLTLKCPERSGIVHAVTTFLVGQGCDIVEHQQFDDDVRGSLFLRTSFTCTEPATVDDLTRAFAPVAGDFGMEFGFSGGTPPRILVMVSKFGHCLNDLLFRWRAGGLGAEIAVVVSNHEDLRPMAEAAGVPFVHVPVTADTKAEAEQRLLDLVGEYEADLVVLARYMQVLSDGLCRKLEGRAINIHHSFLPGFKGAKPYHQAYDRGVKYVGATAHYVTPDLDEGPIIEQEVQRVDHTYSPRELVTVGRDAEALALSRAVRWHCERRVLLNGNSTVVFR, encoded by the coding sequence ATGACTTTCACCCTGACGCTCAAGTGCCCCGAACGCTCGGGCATCGTGCACGCCGTCACGACGTTCCTCGTCGGGCAGGGCTGCGACATCGTCGAGCACCAGCAGTTCGACGACGACGTCCGCGGCTCGCTGTTCCTGCGCACGTCGTTCACCTGCACCGAACCGGCCACAGTGGACGACCTCACCCGCGCGTTCGCCCCGGTGGCCGGCGACTTCGGGATGGAGTTCGGGTTCTCCGGCGGCACGCCGCCCCGGATCCTCGTGATGGTGTCGAAGTTCGGGCACTGCCTCAACGACCTGCTCTTCCGCTGGCGCGCGGGCGGCCTCGGCGCCGAGATCGCCGTGGTCGTCTCGAACCACGAAGACCTGCGCCCGATGGCGGAGGCGGCGGGCGTCCCGTTCGTGCACGTCCCGGTCACGGCGGACACCAAGGCGGAAGCCGAGCAGCGGCTGCTCGACCTGGTCGGGGAGTACGAGGCCGACCTCGTCGTGCTCGCGCGGTACATGCAGGTGCTCTCCGACGGGCTCTGCCGCAAGCTCGAAGGCCGCGCGATCAACATCCACCACTCGTTCCTGCCCGGTTTCAAGGGCGCCAAGCCCTACCACCAGGCCTACGACCGCGGCGTCAAGTACGTCGGCGCGACCGCGCACTACGTCACGCCCGACCTCGACGAGGGCCCGATCATCGAGCAGGAGGTCCAGCGCGTCGACCACACGTACTCACCGCGCGAGCTCGTGACCGTCGGCCGCGACGCCGAAGCCCTCGCCCTCTCGCGCGCGGTCCGCTGGCACTGCGAACGCCGCGTCCTGCTCAACGGCAACAGCACCGTCGTCTTCCGGTAA
- a CDS encoding sarcosine oxidase subunit gamma, whose amino-acid sequence MTVDAVDEPFRTQLTVRLRAGRTLLGVALPAPCTFTSGNGVDILWMGPDEYLVLGPALSRESADLEAALSRESAAVVDVSAQRNVVRLTGAHARDVLAHGCSIDLETAPPGTCVQTLLARTGIVLMVREEGFTILVRQSFSDYFHAWLADASREYVS is encoded by the coding sequence GTGACGGTTGACGCGGTCGACGAACCGTTCCGCACCCAGCTCACCGTGCGCCTCCGCGCCGGGCGCACGTTGCTCGGCGTCGCCCTGCCCGCCCCGTGCACGTTCACCAGCGGCAACGGCGTCGACATCCTCTGGATGGGCCCCGACGAGTACCTGGTCCTGGGACCCGCACTTTCACGTGAAAGTGCCGACCTGGAAGCCGCACTTTCACGTGAAAGTGCGGCCGTCGTGGACGTGTCGGCGCAGCGCAACGTCGTGCGGCTGACCGGGGCGCACGCCCGGGACGTCCTGGCGCACGGGTGCTCGATCGATCTCGAGACGGCGCCGCCGGGGACCTGTGTGCAGACCCTCCTGGCGCGGACGGGGATCGTGCTCATGGTCCGGGAAGAAGGCTTCACGATCCTCGTGCGGCAGTCCTTTTCGGACTACTTCCACGCGTGGCTGGCCGACGCCAGCCGGGAGTACGTCTCATGA